AACTCCTGCAAATAGATCCGTTACGCAACATTTACAGGAGTTTGGATGTGAGCAATACTTGGACATTGTTTCAGACCGAATGTAACCCACAATTTGAACTTACACAACAGGAACTGAGTCTGCCTCCGTGACAAGAGGAGGTCTGCCACGGTGGCACAAGTGTGTGTCATCACCTCAGCCTattctttcatattttcagctcaggaaaaataaaacaatttcttcCCAAGTTTGCCATTTTATGATTGTTGTTGCACAGTCGAGGCCGACCGCAGCACCAGCCCACCTTCAGTGTGGGATGAACTGACAggagttgtgtgttttttctgcagctctgacagacGGGCCCATCACAGGAACCTACAGGCTCAAGCAGTTTCATTTCCACTGGGGAGCTTCTGATGACAAGGGCTCCGAGCACACCGTGGACGGAACCAAGTACCCTGCTGAGGTAAGGATGCTCCGGGATGATTCTGACAAATTCAAAGGTTGACGTGGAGTAACGAGGAGGGAAAACAGGCAGATGAGagttttaaatttgacttgaATCGTAGGTTGTTAGCATTTCTTGAGAGCAAAGCTGCTCTGAGGGAAGAACATAGACTAGCGAGGCCTAAATGGGAAACTGATTTGACTTTCATGTTTTCCACTTCACTAACTTCAACTCAAAGCAGCTTGTTATCTGTTGCTTGACTTCTAACTcaaccaaaaaaatacattttcaagcaAACCAATTTTACTTTCTCAAAAAGATTCAAACAGTCTGTCTGCGTCTGCATTTCAAGTTTATTAATTGCATTAAAGGTCCAGTtaccagttctggaatgttaAGATTTTCCCAAAAGGGATCCAAGAAATGATAATGTGTCTGAttgatctgttttctttgttcccAGCTCCATCTGGTGCACTGGAACACCAAATACCCCAGTTTCGGTGAGGCTGCTAGCCAGCCTGATGGGCTCGCTGTTGTTGGAGTATTCCTGCAGGTTGGTAGCAAACGTTTGCTTTAATTCACCGCAGTGTCTAGTTGAGCTGCTGGAATTGATAATAGGCTCCTGTCTGCTAATGATTATGTAATGCACTTTCAACATactgtgtcttttttcagaTTGGTGCTAAAAATGCCAATCTCCAGAAGCTTCTGGATGCCTTTGATTCCATCAAGGCCAAAGtaagtttattttatatttattaaaaacaaacatattctcttttatttgattatttaaaagtaCCCAGAGCTTTTAATCACAGGAACTACTTTTCATGGTTCCTTCAGCTTGCTTTTGTCTGCGTTTGTGAGGATCAGGCCAATGCGCACgctgatttccattttttgaATGTGACTATACAAAATTGCCATTCGTCACGGGGTCCGTGTGGCGATTTTGACAAAGATAAGTGAACAAAGACAGACTGGTTTGCAGCTGGAGGTTTTCAGAAATGGTGGCTAAAAGAATATGCTGCAAGTGCTCGACCAATCACAAATGTTTATCCCTAAGCCCCGCCTCTGAAAGTCCTGCTCTTTTGGAATGTATTATCACCCATGCAGTGATTTTTAATTTGGACCCTCGTCCCTGCAGTCTGGAGTCCCCAGAGAAAGTTCTTGTGACTGACCTGTTGCTCACTTTCTCTTATTTTCTTCATTGCTTTCAGGGCAAGCAGACCACCTTCGCTAACTTCGACCCTGCCACCCTGCTCCCCGGCAGCCTAGACTACTGGACGTACCTCGGCTCCCTGACCACGCCCCCTCTGCTGGAGAGTGTCACCTGGATTGTCTGCAAAGAGCCAATCAGCGTCAGCTCCGAGCAGGTATGGCTGCTCACAGAGCAATTAATTCAGCCATGGCAGAGGGCTTGGCTGCGTGCCCACGGGACGAGAATAGCCCTGTCTGCAAATCCTCTCTTCCACTACGATCTGAATCAAGGGCTTAATTGTTCAGATTAGCTGCGCGGCCGAGGCCGAAAGAAGAAACCTTTATAGCGGGGCGAGACGCAATACAGCAGCCTCTCACACtatgaagtgaaaaaaaaaagatacttgGTATATTTCGAGAATGAGGACAGATCAGAGTTCACCACTGCTGCTGGTCACAGGGGCTTTACCACAGTTCTTCTCAGTCAGTATGTGGGGAGTTAACAGGAAATGTTCGTCCCACACACGTCTCACATTCTGTAGGTGAAGAAACTCAGCTTCAGTGAGTGTAGGAATTCATCTGTAAACATCATACCTACATTTGTTTAGTGTCTGCTCCTAAAATGACCCCTAATCCCACGACTGAAATGGTTATTTGACTTCCCAACTACACGTAAATCTAAACTAAACAGCCTCTCCGGGCAGGTTTTCGTCCTTGTGGTTAGAGTCTTTAGTCCATGTGAAAATTAACACTGCCCGGTGTAATGTTTATTCCATGGAGGCGAGTGTGTGTCTCAGGGGTAAACATGTGAGATGTGTGGACATAACCTTTAGACTTTGTGTAATACAAAGCTGGTAAAGCAGATAATGAGAAAGAAGTctttcaagtggaaaaaaaaataaagtaataaatgGACGTCATTAGTTAATGTTCTGTTGTCAACTGATTGTGAGATACACCCACGAGCTGGAGTGAATATATCTCACTGCAGACATTAAACTTCAGTAGAAGCAGTTTAACTTCCAATCATTAGCCAGAGTTAATGACAAACCCTTTGACAAGGTCGTACTATACCATCCTGCAGCCTGACCTAAAGAAACGTTGACGATTGATAACAACCTCGTGTATGTAGGGTTTGTGTGAGTCTGATGCCGGCAGGTTAGCGTAAGCTAAAGACTAGTAACAGCTAGCTGGATCCCGTCCAAAGGTTACTAAGTCATCCAACCTGCACCTGTAAAGCGCTCTGATTAATGTGTtcagtcttgtttgtttaatccgcACAAATGCCAAAGTGTACAAAcaacaagttgtgtttttacctcACAGTGACCTACCCAGCTAAAAGGCTAGGCTAGTTCGACATATAGGCTAACCCCTAGCTAGTTCTAGCTAGCTAACTGAACTATTTGGCAGCTGTTACtttgatagaaaacaaaatatttttccaaGGTGCAATATTTTAAGAATAGTCCTGTGAATTCCTACAAAAAGGGGGGCAGCTCACCACCAGAATAACCACCAGCTCTAGCTCAACTAGCTGTTTTTGCTGGCCTGAgatgggccagggctagctaattagcttgctaactttagttgatatctctgcaacacaatacagagaTGTCATCATGGCCAAACTGTTATTGTACAGCATAATGTCTAGAAACACCAAATAACcagaaacagcaaacaacatgtataacattttaaattggtGAGGTTTTTAGATACTATTAGGTCAATTTAGCTTCCTTTGGATATAGCCATGATAGCTATTATTTCCTGTTTAcattctttatgctaagctaagctaacagctaaatGCCGTAGCTTCATTTTTTGCATGAGAGGCATGAGAGTGGCATCGATCTGCTCATCGGACTCATgacaagaaagtgaataagcctgtttccccaaaatgtcaaactatttccTTACGCATCAACAATACTGCTGTTCAAGTCAGACCAAAACTAGACCAAAACTGACTTCAAGTCAGTGACTCAGCGGCGAGACTAGTGATGTGTTTGCTGAGTGACAGTCACAGGAGGTCAGCAGTAATGACTAAACGTCTTCTCCCTTTTCACAGATGGCCAAATTCCGCAGCCTGCTCTTCTCTGCAGAGGGTGAGGCCGAGTGCTGCATGGTCGACAACTACCGTCCTCCCCAGCCGCTCAAGGGTCGCCCTGTCCGTGCTTCCTTTAAGTAAAAATACCCCCTCCCCCTCTACTACCCTGTTTGCCCTTTTACCCTCtatcccctcccccctcccaaCAGTCAGACACCCACAGATACCTCTCTAGCAGTGAGCAACAAAGCACACATATCTCTCTCcgtcctatttttttttttttaaatgatattcCTTTTATACCCATTGCTGTTAAAGCTGGGCAGTCTAGCTGTGAGGTGAAGCCCTTCCAGGGTTTGCATCTCTGTCTTTATGTATGTAAGCCAGCAACGATGCCCTGTCATAATTTGTTTTGTAAGACAAACACTTCACAGTGgctgcaacacatttcagagaCATTGCACCAGTGTGTGCCGGTCGTCGCTGTCCAAACACCGATGGTGGGATGGAACGTGAAGATAGTCAAAATGGTGCTCTCGAGTCAGCAGAGAGCCGGCTGCAGTAAGGCCGGGGGAGGATGAAACTATCACCATCTGTGAGGAGGGTACGgtgcagaattaaaaaaacagcacacaggaaACTCTCCCCCTGCCAGTCCGTCTGTAATCTCTGACCGACTGCCAGCCTCTGCATCACAGCAGCTTAATGAAACGCTGCAGCCGCCTCCATCACAACCGATTGACTCAGAAATCCCcctctggcacacacacacacacacaaacacacaaacaacacacacacacaacacacacacacagtctcatgCAATGATGCCTATAGGCACTGACCTGCTTATTGATTCAAATTCAGTGTAAGGACACGAGGacagactgctgctgccagcTACCCAACATCAAAACAGCGGCTTACTTCTGTTTTTACGGCCTAATcttcaaatgtgtttgtcatcCCGTGtcgtgtttttattattattatagattatgtcttttttttcttcttttttttgcctgagAGCTTATGCAAAATAAGTCTTAAGTGATTCCTAAATTATGTTTTGTAACCAAAAGGTCATCTccgtttattttttgttttttttttttgtttttgatgaacTGATAATATAGCAATAGCGAGGAATGAGCCTCCctttttgaaatttgaaaatgtgcaaagaaaaatCCCTTCAcgtgttgttttgttgagtgCTAAAGCTTGAAACGCACAATCGCCTCGCAGGGGTGATGCCATAGTGGCTCATGCACAAAGCCAAGGACGAAAAATTAACCCTGCCAAGGAAAAGCCAAGAAAGACGAGAAACCTGCCAACAGATTATAGTGTCAGCCTGGAGTCAGGCCCTGTTTAGGACAGCAACTAACGAAAGGCACCTTGAGGGCCTGAACTCCTCTGCTTGTAGCCCTGTATGCATctctgaaataataatgaagatTGACAAAAGTTGTGTATTTTCCAGAAAGATTGTAATtaacgggggaaaaaaaagaaaaaacgccTTATGCCAATCGCTTGTTAGGGCCGTCCAATGAGTAAGTGTCGTTGTCATTCTATTTTGGAAGTGGATGTTTTACTagttgaataaatatattttatgacTATAacaagtgttgtgtgttttttatctgcTTTGAAACAAATCCTCCGGATCAGTTCCTGTGTCATGACTTTATCACCTTTTTGAGACGCATGTGGCTGAAGTTCATTAGATTATTAAGTTTTCTGTGACATTCAGGCTGTCAGCTGTTCTCAGTGGCACCAGAAACTCAAAAGGTTTAGAAttacacaaacatttgcatgttatTCTGGGCGGTTTCATCATGTGTCTCTACTTTGATGAAACTTCACTGGAAGATGTGTTTGCATTTAGTACACTGTGTCTCTATGACACATCATCTGCACCATGTCCTCTGCTGAGTGGCGAGATATGAATCTTATCTCAAAGGAAGGGAAATTGCACTTTTATACTTCTTTAAATGTGGGCACAGGTTCAAACTTCCTGGATGTGCATGGTGTGGTTTATATACTTAAGGAGCCATTGATGAGTCATTTGTAGcaaagaaatgacattttatctAACTTCCTATGCACCTTTgcaagatgccacagaaacacaggtgGCTTTGAGTGCACAACATGCAGCagcggtggaggaggaagtgttaATCCTGTCTTCTTTTTGTGACATTCACCTTCTTGTGGGGAGTCAGATGAGTAGATggataccactctcatgtttgtcaGTTAACTTTGAAGCTGCAGTCAGGagatgttagcttagcttagcacacagacttaaaaacagagggaaaacagctagcctggctccaACATGATCCTCCTATaagcacctttaaaacacatcaattaacatttaatatcttGATAATTGGAATCAAAGTTACAAGTTTTGGGTTGTAGGCTACTGCCTccagtatttatgctaagctatcCTGGCAGTAGCGTCAAGTTTGCTGTAAATTATTTGAGAATGAGAggcaagaaagtgaatatgTTGCAAATATGTTTGAAAAAGTCAAGCTACTTTAAGTAGATTGCAAAACCACATAGTTCCTTTACAGTCCTTCATATTAAGTTTTAGTTATCTTTAAACAATGCATCACATGTTATTTAAGCACTCTAGAAATATTTACTCAGCAAGGTAACATCAAATTAATGTAGTTTAAGGTATAAAGATACAAACACTCAATTAAGTACCTTATAAATCTACTCAAATCCTTCTAGTACGTTGCATGTGCTTCTTACTTTCCACAACTGGCATTGTGTGTTGCTATCTCGGAAACAGTTGCtcaacttttgaaaaaactatACTTGCaaagaatgaaaatgtgaccTGCTTACAATCCAAAATACTGAATCTACAGCATTGGGGAAGGTGAACTCTCCTGCATCGGAGCAGGGCTGCTGCCTCATCCTGTGGTTTTGTATAATTACGTTTAATTTTAGCTAATCAATAATCTTTCAGCTGCAGAGTGAGACTGCATtgagtgggggaaaaaatataCAGACTTGAGAATGCCAACACAACACATATGAGATGGTGGGCGATTGGTGGTCTCCTGTTGTCTTATGTGGGCGAGAGCAGACACTGCTAGCTGCTGACACCTCGGTTTCCTCAAGGTTTTAATCAGCAGCGGCATCTCAGCCTCTGTGAAATGTGAGCAACACTTGACTTCTCGCCTCTCTTTCAAACCCTCCACAGGCAGATGAGAGATTTTAATCGGCAGGCAGAGTTTTTCTACCTCCTCCCGCTTGAGGGTGGGTGCTACCTCGTCTTTCTCAGCCGCTCTTGAGGCTCTGTGGAGGAATTTGTGTGTCTCTCATGTACAGTGAGAGTTGGCTCGACCACACGGAGCTCTAAATAGAGGTGGACTTGTCCCCAGTGCACCCTCAGTCCCCAGTGCACCCTCAGTCCCCGGTGTGTGCTGCGAAAtatcaatgaaaataaaagctatCGACTGCTGAAACGCCTGTCTGACTACACCAGCCGGAATCAATACGGAattgtgtaattaaaaaaaaaagtctttgatACAAACCAGAATGGAAAAATTTCGTTTAGGTTCCCATGTGATCgctggtggtggcagcatcgGGGGGAAACGTTTTATAACCAGACACCCCAAAAGGTCAGCTATTTTAGGTGGCTGCAGGAGACAACGGGAGATGAAACCAGTGATGTCTGGATTCACTCTGCAGTCAAACAAGTTATAAACCCATGTACGAACAATGAGCATCAGTCTGTTTTGCTACGTCAGGCTTGTGAAGTATGAGGAAATTCTGCCTGACCCTGCtctcctttatttctttgttattGCACAGCAAGTATGCAGTGTAAGATGATTACAGTGGCAGATTcttagtcatttttttaaatcaagcgTAGATAAAAGTCCAAATTTATTCTTGGCTGACAACCACTGATTCTTCTTATCCATGAGCTGGTTGAACAGTCTTGAAAtggcattaaaatgtttttgtctgactcattttaaaacaggAGTCTTGTTACATATTCCAGGCACAAAGTCAGCATCCTTAACTAGTTTATAATCCACACAGAAGGAAATAAATACCTGTTGGGCcgcccagtcaccaggatgtAATGTCAGCAGCTcacatttctacaaaccacagatacgtccaagTTTGAGCGTGGCAAAGGTACCACACTGACATTTGCACAAATGTGCCATATCATGTTAAAATTACATGTGTAGCTATTAACTTTCACATCAGAAGATGAAGGGGGAAAAATAAGTATATATATGACAGGAAGTCGGGCCATCgccagccatgtttgtagtgACAGAGTAGATGATTAGAAGGAGACTttgggacatttccagcagtgtttgtggcagcagaaaaGGGTAAttcaagccaaaccatgatgtctTCTTAGCCATAACCAAGTAGTATTGAGCATGAGCACAATGTCGTGACATGATAGAATAAGAAAATTTAACCTAACTTTTATGAGCATAATAAGGAATATAGTAATATCAGGGTCTTTTTAAGGGTGAGGAAGAGGCTTACTGTGGCAGACGTTAGTTAGGATTGCTGGAGTGTCAGCCGCCTCAAATACCCCAGAAATACAGGAGAGACCTGCTAGGATGAACCCTGAACTAAGTACAGCTTTATAGCAGTTTGATCCAGTGTTAGTGGAAAGACAAGGAAAAGAACAGCACCCTCAAAACTTTAAACGTAGAGTACAGAGTACAGATCCATACGTACCGCTTCAGGACATTAAAAGTGTTGGGAATTGACAAGATTTTATTGATACCATTGCCATCATCAATTATGTCTCGTGCTACAACTCTTTATCGATTCCTTTATTGATTAAAAAGGAGGCACAGAGGATTTCACCCTTTGTCTGAACAAGCTATAGAAACCCGGAATCATTGTGGTTGCTACAATCGGACAAACACTGTTCTGGCGTCCAAACTACCAGAACCAAAAGGTGCGAATTACTCCATAGATGTCCTTTAATCACACTCCCGCTGGCATTGATGACCTGCATCCCCCTGCTGCCTTTCTAATACAGCTTCCTATTTCCACAGTCTTGTTATCTCACCAGTGCTGCCTTTGTGTTGCGTCTTTTCATCTCGCTCTGTGTTGTGACAGCTGGGTCGGAGGAAAGATCCTGCTGAGTACCGTCATGTAACAGATGTGGCCACACTTATTTGCATGTTGGGTCCTCCCTGACACATGCTTTCATAAACTGATGGGAGTATAACGCAACGGCCTCGCCTGTCGAGGTCAGGACCAATTTTTATTAGTCACACTGGGCCGAGTCCGAGGTGAAATATGGGAGAAAGTTGTGACATATTGCAGTTTAAGTGGATTGCACTGAATCTGTACGGCGAGGGCAAACAAATCAGGGCTAATTCTTTATGGTCAGCGCATAACAACAGATTTGACGCACACCACGGTCAGCATGTCACACATTTCTCCCCCAGGGCGTCTGACCAGCGGTGCAGCTTGTTGCGTAATCAAGCGTGGCAGGCGGGTGACATACATTAAGGAGACAGGAACCACGCCGACGTGTCTTAAGCTGAGGgaagagagagtgggggagTCCGAGGAGAGGGCTGTTTAAATGCACACCACTGCAGTATGCAGCACGCAGATCTGATGTTGCACTTCTTGTGTGATTAAGAGCCAGAGTGGAATCTAACCTCCTGTCAAGGGCAGTGACATCCACTGCCAGAGGAAGAGATGCATCAGTCTACTGTAGAGACACAGCACTTCTACTGAATCTCATGCACTCAGGATGGTCAACACTTAATAATGATTACAATAACATCTATCAGGTGGACATTTCTATGATTTTCAGAAGACTAAATAAACATTTGAGGTAGAGGTTTCAGTCACGTCTCATGGTCGTCTTCATCAAATGGAGTCTGACCATCTGTAAGTCCATGACAACTTGACACATTTCCATTGTTCTAGTGAGTTTAAGTACAACAACAGATATTCTATATTGAGTTTGGTCAATGATTAACTTAAACACTGGGAAAAACTACTGATCTATGCAGGTCATCCTCATCAGGAAACAATCACATTGCTCGACTATTACGACCCATATATACGTTTCCGATGTGCCGAAACGGCAAAAGTTTTACCTTGAAGACCACAAGGAACAACATAGTTACAGTCTGAACTGAGGTTGCATAGTATCGTAGTTATCTTAAGCCAAACCAAAAAGTAAAGCTCACGACAAAGGCCAAAATATTTGCCGTTTCCTGAGTCACTGCCAGTCAA
This is a stretch of genomic DNA from Acanthopagrus latus isolate v.2019 chromosome 19, fAcaLat1.1, whole genome shotgun sequence. It encodes these proteins:
- the LOC119008564 gene encoding carbonic anhydrase 1-like — translated: MSHAWGYAANNGPDKWCDNFPIANGPRQSPIDIVPGAASFDAELKPLNLKYDPSTCLDILNNGHSFQVTFADDSDSSTLTDGPITGTYRLKQFHFHWGASDDKGSEHTVDGTKYPAELHLVHWNTKYPSFGEAASQPDGLAVVGVFLQIGAKNANLQKLLDAFDSIKAKGKQTTFANFDPATLLPGSLDYWTYLGSLTTPPLLESVTWIVCKEPISVSSEQMAKFRSLLFSAEGEAECCMVDNYRPPQPLKGRPVRASFK